DNA from Triticum aestivum cultivar Chinese Spring chromosome 7D, IWGSC CS RefSeq v2.1, whole genome shotgun sequence:
ATCTGCTGAACAATAATATAGCTTATACATTTGCCTGCAGCCGGCTCAGTACTGAATTTTGGTCCTGGTTTTGACTTTTGAGACCCAGCTGTTATTGTTTAGTTGACATGTTCTAATTTTTCTGAGGTTGCCAATGCTTCATTATCTCTTCCTGCTGATTGCAGAAGACTGGTCGTGCTCAATTGCCGTtattagctactccctccgtcccaaaataagtggctttagtacaaagttgagtccaaagtcgagtcacttattttgggacggaggcagTACAATTTAGATGCAGTTTATAATccccttcgtttgcttactagagTCTGTTGTGTGGGAAATGAAACCTTAATAGAGCTTATTCAGAGACAGTAATGCGGGTAGGGTAAAGGTCTGGCAACAGAACAGACTGCTAGCAAGATTGTTCATCTTGTAAGGCAGCTTCAGACCACTTTGCCTCCTTAAGCACTTGCTTCTACATGGTCTTCTCTTCAGCCACAGCAACAGTCTGCGCTACAATCAGCGGGTGGCACATCACAAGCAGCGGCAGTCAATATCAAGGGGCGGGGCAAACTAGGTTTCCGCGGCAACCAGGTACACGCTTGTGACATGCCTATCTGCTTGATATGGGGCGTCCTTCTCCGTAGATTGGCGTAGGTTGGTTCTCAATCCCGTTAACTCTGGCTTGTTGAGGTGAATTTTGTGTTCAAGCCATGTTCAAAATCGAGGGTTAATCCTCTATCTGGTTCCAAGTCAGCTTCCCAAATATTTACTCTGACTGCGCAAATTGGTCTAGCAATGATCGTTCAGGCTGTGCTTGTATAAATACTACTCACTTGAACAAATAAGGGAAAAACAATGTGAACAGAAATGCTATGGCAAAAGAGAAGGGTACAGTCTGCAAGTATCACTAACTTGAACTAACAAATGGAAAAGTCATATATAAGATATTGCACCATCATTCTTTTTGACATGAATTCATGTCGTTAGCTACAATCCTGCAGATCCTTTGCTTCATCTGACATCCATGTGTGAGGCCAGATGCTTGATTCTAAGGATCTCGGCAGAAACATGTCCCATGTCCGGCCGTTCTTTGGGCGATGTCATGGAGCAGGAGAGGCCTATTTTAACCATTGGAATGACACAGTTCTTCATCACTTCCGGTGCGTTGCTGTCATGTTGTAGCATTGTTGGATCAACAATCTCACATATATTATCTGGAAATGCTCTACGAACAAATTCGTGAAGGCTTGCACCATCGCTGAACTTTCCGTCAGTTGGACTTCGCCCTGTTATCATTTGTAACAGAAGCACCCCAAAACTGTAGACATCACCCTTGGTTGATATCTCTTCGCTCATGCCATACTCTGCATTTACATTTACAAACACAATTAGGGAATCTACAGTAATTGTATAACTCTGTAAAGAACAAACTGAACCAACAATCTAACATACTAAGGATATGCTTAATCTCACCTGGTGGGATGTATCCGATGGATCCTTTTAGGCAGGCCAGACTTGTTGAACTATCTTTGTATGCATTTGACGCGGTGAATACAAACCTTGACAGGCCAAAGTCGGTGACATACGCAACCATGTCAAGATCCAAAAGAATATTGCTTGGCTTTAGGTCACAATGTATCAATGGAGATGCACATTGGTTATGAAGATAATCCAAAGCAAATGCTACATCCAAGCCAATATTTATCCTTTGTCTTAAAGTCAGGATATGTCTCTCACCATGTTCAAGGTCTTCAGGATGTAGCCACATTTCTAGGTTCCCATTCGGCATGTATTGGAACACTAGGGCCTTGAAATCTGCCCCAGTAGAATCCACAGAAGAACATGATGTGATGATCTTTACAAGATTTCGATGACGGACATTTCGCAGGGCTTCACACTCTGCAATAAAACTCCTATTTGCTCCATAATTGTTAAGGTTGAAAATCTTGATGGCAACTTGATCTTTCTGAAGCTTCAAACTGCCCTTGTAAACCACTCCAAATGATCCTGATCCAATTAGGTTAGCTGGAGAAAACCTATTTGTTGACCTTACAATGTCTTCATATGATATCTTCTTCATATGCTCATCAAATTCCTGCAAATGTGGATTTTCTTGCATCCTCTTCCTCCAGTATATTGTTGCAAGACATGACAAAATTAATATAACAACAGCAACTGTTGGAACTGCTATCCGTAGGACTAGAGCCGATGAattttgttttcctttcttttcAACTAGTGTGGAACAAAGAGGTATACCTCCTGTTGGAATGCTGGTACACAAATCATCATTTCCTTCAATCGACACTCCACTAGCATTGTAAAAAATACCACCTGTTGGAACCGCCCCATCAAAATTGTTGAAGGATAAGTTGAGATTTTGCAGGGAACTTAAGGATGTGAGGAACTGTGGAATCTTTCCAGACAAATTGTTATGAGAAATATCCAAGTACTCTAGAACCACACACTGGCCAAGAGTGGATGGGATGTTGCCAGACAACCTGTTATCTGATATGCTAATTTTATTCACATTAATGAGATTGCCAACTTCCACTGGTACTCCCCCAGATAGGTAATTGTGTGACAAGTCCAACTCTTCAGAAAGCGAAGAAATTTTGAAGATTTCACTTGGTATATTCCCATCTAGTGAGTTGTGAGCAAGGTTGAGTATTTGGAGTTGAGTACAACGTCCTATACTTTCAGGTATTCTTCCGCTAATGTTGTTCCTATCCAACTTCAGAGATTTTAGCTGAACCAAATTACCAATGGTATCCGGGATTTGCCCTGAAAGTCTGTTTTGTGCAAAGGATAGATGGACCAAGCTGTGCAAATTGCCAATTGTTGGTGGTATATTTCCAGTGATAAGATTGTAATCCATGTACAACCTGCTGAGGCTCTTAAGATTTCCAATCTCCGGTGGTATAGGCCCAGAAATTTGGTTTTCCCTTAGCCACAGCCACTCGAGACTATCAGAAAGATTGCCTATCGAACTTGGCATTTCGCCTTGAAGATTGTTCCCAACTAACATCAGCATAGTCAACCTGGTACAATTTGTGAGTGAAGAGACAAATTCCCAGTTTCCTGCTTCTAGCTTGTTGTACGACAAATCAAGTTCCTCCAAATTTGGCAATGACCCAAAGAAGGGTATAAGCCCAGTTAGGCTGTTATTATACAGGTAAAGCTGACGAAGGTTGTAAGCTTTGGGAAGAGAAGCTGGGATTGGGCCATCAAACATGTTTGTTGAGAGGACTAATGCCTGAATTCTCGGGAGTGTGTAGCCAATATTGGAGGGTAACCTTCCAACAAGCGAGTTGTTTGCTACTCCAAGAAATGTCAGTGATGACATATTGAAGAGAGATGGTGGAACTGTCCCAGACAAGTTATTCACATTTAAGGTCAGTATCTCCAGTGTTGAGATATGACCTAAGCTGTCTGGTATACGCCCTACTAAATTATTTTCTGTAAGACGAAGTTCGATGAGGGAGGAAAGGTTCCCTAGCGAGGAAGGTATTTTTCCTGAGATATGATTATACCTTAAATCGAGGTATTGAATAGGCGGGGAGGTGGCAGTAACAACAGGTATAGAGCCAACAAGGTTGTTCTTTTGGAGGGAAATGTCAAGAAGAGATGATGTGTTGAAGAGAGCTTTTGGTAGTTTTCCACTAAGCCTATTGCTCATGAGCCAAAGTACTTGGAGGGACGAACTATTTGCTAGGGACTCCGGGATGACCCCTGTCAGAGCATTCACCCCAAGATCGACATATGTAAGAGAACGGCTGCTGCCCAAAGACGGTGGTATGTTACCTTCCAAAGTGTTCATGCTGAGGTTGAGGTcatggagctggctcaggaggccAAGCTCCGACGGTATGCCCCCATTGAAGCTATTGTTTGACAGGTGAAGCCTTGCAAGAGAGGTCAGGTTGGCAAGGCAAGGCGCTATGGGGCCTGAGATGCCTTCTGACTCCAGGTGCAGCTCAATCACACGATGAGGGGACACCGTGCTGCACGTGATCCCATGCCAGTCGCAAACTTCCAGGGACGTGTTGCTCCATGAAGCTAAAACTCCTGCTGGACCCGAGAACCGGGACTTGAAGCAGAGGAGAGCTTGTCTATCATTTTCAGTTTCATTGCAGATGGCTAGTGGTAGGCTGCAAAGGAAGGTAAAGAGGTATAGAAACCAAACAAAGCCTGGACACAAGACAGCAGAAAATGCCATCGTTGTTGTTTACAGGTTACAGCTATGGAATATGGAGATGAAAACTCTCATGTGCAGGACGGTGTTTAAATACTCAGCTGTGGAGTGCGACGGCAGCTAACCGCTCAACATAGCACACATATTCGTGGCTCAGCGATCGATATGGTGGGAACAGGGATGATGCACGACGGCATGCTTTTGTATCAGATTTGGTGTTCATCCAAACTATTTGCTCACTGAATTAGTTGCCGTGTTCAAGTCAACACTTTGTGGAATATTTATATTGTGAGCACGCATTTGGACGCTAAGAGATTTGACCCTTCACGTCTCAGACTGGGACAGGATGATGCCTTGACCCTCTGCTTACATTGCATCGACCCAGCCACCCTcccctggtgtgtgtgtgtgtagttgcctGAGGTACAGAGTGAATGCACGCTTTTTCCTGAAGAATAATGAACACGCAATTCAATATTTAAAGACGTGAAAAAAAAATAGATGTAGGGAATGCGGAATTTATGCATTTAAATTTGTGTGAAAAATGCCATGGGTATTTGTCTCATGTGTACAAGAATAACAAGAGATAAATAGAATTTTCTTATCTTCAATTTTACAGGAAATAAATGGTTGAAGCCCTCTTTGaattgtaggaatttcataggattttGGAAGATCTCAGTATTACGGATTTGCCCCACAAATGCTTTGTCCGAGCAACTTGCCGAGGGCAAGGGCAGGAGCTCTGCCATTTCATACAAGGATAACAGACCATTGTAGTTCTTTTGGTTGATTTCCTATGACCTAATTGCCTAGAAATTCTAATATCTCTGGCAATTTCTTTTTTTTTACACTCATTCACATATGACAGATGCACTTTTCTAGTGCCCTGTTCTGTCGAACAACTATTCCTGCGAGTTTTACGCGTTTTGCAATGGTCTGTATTGCGCGTGTTTTTCCTCTTGCGAGCCAAAGGGATCATGGCTGTTGATTTCATTAGTGTGAACCTCAACCTCCGTCTGTCAAACTCATGTATTTTCACATACACCTTTTTTCAGACGAGACGACTCTATGCCTCTATGCACGCTGCATTGACTGAGCCAGCGGCACAGCAACTTGCCCGAAGAACGGCGGCTCCAAAGTCTGCACGCGCTGCCTTGACCACCAGACCAGCGGCAGGGCAACTTGCCTGCAGAATGTCAATGGTACGGGCGTACGGTATACTGGGCATGGTATGAACAAATCAACGCCTCATCATGCGGTCCATCCATTCAAATATGACGGGTAAatcaagcttacacaaattgtctACATGAAAATAGCGCAAAGGTTGACTTGCGGCCATGTTGATTGGCACCCAGTCTCGGGACTGAGATATCAACATGTGCCAAGAGCTCAAGATACCTCCAAACCTCTGAATCCATTGCATCTATCCGGCTAGTGGCAGAGTAGATAGAGGCATAGAGTGTTTGACTGGACTACACCATCCATTCCACCCACATGGTATGAACGCATGCCTTCCACTTGATGATGAACACAAAGTATGAACTCGTAGGTGAAGGTCAAGGCAGCTGGGTGCGCGCGCGCACCTCCGTGAGACATGGAAGTCCTCTCTGGAACACATATAAGCATACGAATCCCGGGGCCAGGAGGCATTCCTCATCATTTACCAACGTGACCTCTGTCTAGCTAGCTGGAGAGGATGGCGCTTGTTCCCCGGTCGTCCCTGCGCTCCCTGGTGCTGCTCGTGTCCCACGGGAAGCCACGGCTGAGCTCTTtcttctcctccgccgccgccacaccgGCCGCCCCAGGAGCTGATAATCTTCCGGCTGCTCCGGCCGTCCACCCCCCAGGTAGCATACTAAGCCGAACAGATTAATTCTTCCTGCATGTACGTCTCTCCTTTTGATTCCATTGCTAACGGGTTACTCCATTGCGTTTTGCAGCTCCGACAGGCCGTTCATGCCCCAAGCTCCCTGTGGAGGAAGAGTTTGCTCTTCACCCAATTCCTGGGGGTCCACGTCCACATCCACGACCACGTCCGCGCCCATGTGGAGCCGCTAAAGATGCAAGTGTAACCGACAATGCTTTGCTGAACGCCCCTGAAGATCCTTGTACATACCCGGATCCTGATCGTGGTTCTGATGGCATCTTTGAAGATCCCCGACACCCAGTTCCTGATCCATCAGGTAGGGGGCGTAGCGCCGTAACCGATGAGCCTGCTCAGTGCACCCAGGAGCACCCTAAGTACCCAGTAACCGATAGTTCAACTGACAAGGGCCCTGCTGTGGAACATCCTGCATACACAACTCCTGGTTATGGTTCATGTAGCACACCTGAGCCTATGCCTGATAAGCCTCCCTGCGGCACCTCCGAGGATGTGAAACAACGAGATGTTGATCCACCGCCTCCCGCGCGTGAAGGTGTTGGACACCGAGTTGTCGATCCACCACGCGGGGGCAGGGGGCGTCGCGCTGTGCCCGACGAGCCAGAGCAGTGCGCCCAGGAGCATCCCAAGTACCCAGTTCCTGACAGTTCAAGTGACAAGGtcttctcctcctgctcctccgccgTTCCGCCGCTGGCTCCAGGAAGTTGCACCCCGGCTGCCCCCGACGTTCAGCCTCCAGTCACCCCAGGTAGCTCGCCAACCCGAACAAATTAATGCTTCCCGCACGCACGCGTCTCTCCTTTGATCCCAGCTAACAGTTACTCCATTGCGTTGCAGCTCCGCCAAATCGTTCAGGCCACAAGCTCCCTGATCACGAAGAGTCTGTTTTCAACCCACTTCCTGATCCACCATCAGGTCACAGGCTTAGCCCTGTAATCGAAGAGCCTGCCCGGTGCACCCTGGACAACCCCAAATACCCAACTCCTGATCATGCTTCATGTAGCCCATCTGAAGGTGTATCTGCGGACTTGTTGGAAGATCCTCTGCATCGGGTGCCTGATCCACCACGTAGGCCCTAATGAATCGACGCAGTGCAGCCAGGAGCATGAGCATCCTCAGCACCCAGCTCTGGGCAGTTCCAAGTGACGACATCTTTCAGACACCTTCTGACAGGATCACGAACCGGGGTTATAAAGCTACGTCCTGCAAGCGCTGGGTCACTGAGAAGATAGCGAGCACCTAATTAAGCTGATACGAACTAGGAGAAAAAATTGGCAGCTTTCCCTGGCTTCTGCCCGTGCTGGTCTGTATACTGTAGACTCGTAATTTTGTTGCGATGAATCCTTGTGTTGTGAGCAGAGAAAAATCTCGGTGGTTACTGGCTAGTTACTGCTGCGATCTTGTTGTAATCCCAATACATGCTTTCAAGGAAAAAGAGTTATGGTTGAGCCCCGGCTGCACTGCCTATCAGCACATACAAATACACATTCATCTAAAAAATGCATTGCATTTCATACACACTCACATTCACTTTAATTGTCCATGGTCAACACATACAACGAAGTACTTGAATCTCGGGCtgtgggcggcggcggcaaggcggcTCGGCCCTCTGGAGTGGCGATTTCCATTTGCCGCGCCGGCATCATAGCAGCTCGGCGGGTTGGCTATGGCGGCGGCTGGATTTCTGGCGTCGGCTCTGTGTGTAGGTGGCCCGGTTCGACCTTCGATCCATCTCCTTGACGTCCGGCCGCTATCTTCGTCGATGGTTGGCCCTCTCTCAGCTGCGGTCCATCAGTCGTCTCGCACCCGGCAGcaagaccgagctcgtctcgcagGACTGACCTTGTCTCACGCTCGGCAGCAGGACCATGCTCGTCTTGCGCCCGGCgacaggaccgagctcgtctcgcgcccaaTGCCGCAGGACGGGTCAATAGATGTCAGttttggccggcctattgggtTTGGCACTGGGGGCAGtccaggggtgcgaaaggcgggTCCTGTCCCCTCGTATCTTTGGTTGGGGCAGCGGCgagtctcgggtgaggtggtgtcaaggtcttggatgccagggcggcggccctggtggtggctccgtGGTGCTCATGGGAagagcccgtggcttggtgctgcccggttgccacggccgtgtgggcggcgtggttgccggggtgtggcgcTCGATGGCGGTGTGtggtggccggggtgaaaacctgctctatctttggacggaccggcggcggtgaAACTCGTTCcattcttgaaggcgtcgtcgcggctctcattgcccgtcgtgttgctccaggggaaactctgatcctctgatcgggcggtggcggcgctccgatgtcgtccccttcttgaaggcgccgccttggagcccacgtttcgtcatatgcggcttcactTCTTCGGGGTGGCGTGTCCACCTTTGTAGCCCCCGGATGCTCTTGTAGTGCTAGGGATAGCGCAtttgtatcctgccttgggtgtgtgtgcgcgtgtgttgtGGGTCGTGCATTTGTACCGCGTGCTGTTGATCGTTGCTTTATGTATAAAGCGGGGCGAAATCCTTTTTCGGCATATTAGGGTTCTGGGACGGCCAGGTACAAGCTCGTGCCGCCTATGTTCTTGATCTGGGCACACATATTGGGCATGGGCTTGGGCCTTGACCCTGTTC
Protein-coding regions in this window:
- the LOC123168181 gene encoding probable LRR receptor-like serine/threonine-protein kinase At3g47570; the protein is MAFSAVLCPGFVWFLYLFTFLCSLPLAICNETENDRQALLCFKSRFSGPAGVLASWSNTSLEVCDWHGITCSTVSPHRVIELHLESEGISGPIAPCLANLTSLARLHLSNNSFNGGIPSELGLLSQLHDLNLSMNTLEGNIPPSLGSSRSLTYVDLGVNALTGVIPESLANSSSLQVLWLMSNRLSGKLPKALFNTSSLLDISLQKNNLVGSIPVVTATSPPIQYLDLRYNHISGKIPSSLGNLSSLIELRLTENNLVGRIPDSLGHISTLEILTLNVNNLSGTVPPSLFNMSSLTFLGVANNSLVGRLPSNIGYTLPRIQALVLSTNMFDGPIPASLPKAYNLRQLYLYNNSLTGLIPFFGSLPNLEELDLSYNKLEAGNWEFVSSLTNCTRLTMLMLVGNNLQGEMPSSIGNLSDSLEWLWLRENQISGPIPPEIGNLKSLSRLYMDYNLITGNIPPTIGNLHSLVHLSFAQNRLSGQIPDTIGNLVQLKSLKLDRNNISGRIPESIGRCTQLQILNLAHNSLDGNIPSEIFKISSLSEELDLSHNYLSGGVPVEVGNLINVNKISISDNRLSGNIPSTLGQCVVLEYLDISHNNLSGKIPQFLTSLSSLQNLNLSFNNFDGAVPTGGIFYNASGVSIEGNDDLCTSIPTGGIPLCSTLVEKKGKQNSSALVLRIAVPTVAVVILILSCLATIYWRKRMQENPHLQEFDEHMKKISYEDIVRSTNRFSPANLIGSGSFGVVYKGSLKLQKDQVAIKIFNLNNYGANRSFIAECEALRNVRHRNLVKIITSCSSVDSTGADFKALVFQYMPNGNLEMWLHPEDLEHGERHILTLRQRINIGLDVAFALDYLHNQCASPLIHCDLKPSNILLDLDMVAYVTDFGLSRFVFTASNAYKDSSTSLACLKGSIGYIPPEYGMSEEISTKGDVYSFGVLLLQMITGRSPTDGKFSDGASLHEFVRRAFPDNICEIVDPTMLQHDSNAPEVMKNCVIPMVKIGLSCSMTSPKERPDMGHVSAEILRIKHLASHMDVR
- the LOC123168183 gene encoding vegetative cell wall protein gp1 — translated: MALVPRSSLRSLVLLVSHGKPRLSSFFSSAAATPAAPGADNLPAAPAVHPPAPTGRSCPKLPVEEEFALHPIPGGPRPHPRPRPRPCGAAKDASVTDNALLNAPEDPCTYPDPDRGSDGIFEDPRHPVPDPSGRGRSAVTDEPAQCTQEHPKYPVTDSSTDKGPAVEHPAYTTPGYGSCSTPEPMPDKPPCGTSEDVKQRDVDPPPPAREGVGHRVVDPPRGGRGRRAVPDEPEQCAQEHPKYPVPDSSSDKVFSSCSSAVPPLAPGSCTPAAPDVQPPVTPAPPNRSGHKLPDHEESVFNPLPDPPSGHRLSPVIEEPARCTLDNPKYPTPDHASCSPSEGVSADLLEDPLHRVPDPPRRP